One window of Rhodothermales bacterium genomic DNA carries:
- a CDS encoding metal ABC transporter permease, translating into MIEALSYPFLQRAVLASVLVGAMASYFGVFVVQRRMSFLGAGLAHAAFGGVALGLLLGAEPLVVALPFTIVVAIGINVVRRRTRLAGDTAVGVFFAVAVALGLIFLALRRSVNVDAFAYLFGSVLAVSTIDLLVGGAMTIMTALTIPRLWGRWAYASFDRDAANADRLPVERDDYILFVFLAITVVVSVKMVGIILMAAFLVIPAATARLAAARFSTMTVISVTVGVLSSLAGLALAYVADLPSGATIVLVQAALFAGAAIIWRT; encoded by the coding sequence ATGATCGAGGCCCTTTCCTACCCCTTTCTCCAGCGTGCAGTGCTGGCTTCGGTGCTCGTAGGCGCCATGGCCAGCTACTTCGGCGTGTTCGTGGTCCAGCGTCGAATGAGCTTCCTCGGAGCAGGACTGGCCCATGCCGCTTTTGGCGGCGTGGCCCTTGGACTGCTCCTGGGTGCAGAACCACTGGTGGTTGCCCTGCCCTTTACCATTGTCGTCGCCATCGGCATCAACGTCGTCAGGAGACGGACCCGCCTTGCCGGCGATACTGCCGTCGGCGTTTTCTTTGCGGTGGCGGTCGCCCTTGGCCTCATTTTCCTGGCCCTGCGGCGCAGCGTCAATGTCGATGCGTTTGCCTATTTGTTCGGCTCCGTGCTGGCCGTTTCGACAATTGATCTGTTGGTCGGCGGAGCGATGACCATCATGACGGCCCTCACCATCCCCCGCCTCTGGGGTCGCTGGGCCTACGCCAGTTTCGACCGCGATGCCGCTAATGCCGACCGCCTACCTGTCGAACGCGACGACTATATCCTGTTCGTTTTCCTTGCAATAACGGTTGTAGTATCCGTCAAGATGGTCGGCATCATTCTCATGGCGGCCTTCCTCGTCATCCCGGCAGCGACCGCACGACTCGCAGCCGCACGCTTCTCGACGATGACGGTGATCTCAGTCACCGTGGGGGTGCTCTCCTCGCTGGCCGGACTGGCGCTGGCTTACGTGGCGGACCTGCCCAGCGGAGCGACCATCGTGCTTGTTCAGGCTGCTCTCTTCGCTGGCGCGGCCATCATCTGGCGCACCTGA
- the def gene encoding peptide deformylase: MILPIHTYGDPILREQTREVTENSEGLQTLIDDMIETMHGAAGIGLAAPQVGRTERLFVVDLGPLIDEEDPATLTWPEQPMVFINPVIVEESDDECEYEEGCLSIPDLREYVARPEAIRVHYRDRNLEKQDIQVDDMLARVIQHEFDHLEGVLFIDRISPFRRRLLKRRLKDMAAGNVEAEYPLAVDPA; the protein is encoded by the coding sequence ATGATTCTGCCCATTCATACGTACGGCGACCCGATTCTGCGAGAGCAGACGAGGGAGGTGACGGAGAATTCCGAGGGCCTGCAGACGCTCATCGACGACATGATCGAGACGATGCACGGTGCGGCCGGAATCGGCCTGGCAGCGCCCCAGGTAGGCCGGACGGAACGCCTGTTCGTGGTGGATCTCGGCCCGCTGATTGACGAGGAGGACCCTGCCACGCTGACGTGGCCGGAGCAGCCCATGGTTTTCATCAATCCGGTCATCGTCGAGGAGTCCGACGATGAGTGCGAGTACGAAGAGGGCTGTCTGTCTATCCCGGACCTCCGTGAGTACGTGGCGCGGCCGGAAGCGATACGGGTGCACTACCGGGACCGCAATCTCGAGAAGCAGGATATCCAGGTGGACGACATGCTGGCACGCGTCATCCAGCATGAGTTTGACCACCTGGAAGGCGTGCTCTTTATCGATCGCATCTCGCCGTTTCGCAGGCGCCTGTTGAAGCGACGCCTCAAAGACATGGCAGCCGGGAATGTCGAGGCGGAATATCCGCTCGCAGTCGATCCGGCCTGA
- the ruvX gene encoding Holliday junction resolvase RuvX, whose amino-acid sequence MNSSSARNAPAGSGPAARVLGVDVGNKRVGVAKADPLRMFAQPVGTFDPNTALERIRLIHESDGVETVVVGWPLTEKGSEGPATRMVNTYVRRIRKAVPGVHIVRLDERYTSEEARDRLRTSRSGVPVDTIAAGIILQEYLDRN is encoded by the coding sequence TTGAACAGCTCGAGTGCGAGGAACGCCCCGGCCGGCTCCGGTCCGGCGGCCAGGGTTCTCGGCGTGGACGTCGGCAACAAGCGAGTGGGAGTCGCGAAGGCCGATCCGCTGCGCATGTTTGCCCAGCCTGTCGGCACGTTTGATCCCAACACCGCTCTGGAACGCATCCGTCTCATCCATGAGTCGGACGGTGTTGAGACCGTGGTTGTGGGGTGGCCGCTCACCGAGAAAGGTTCAGAGGGTCCGGCCACCCGCATGGTGAACACCTATGTCCGGCGCATCCGGAAGGCCGTCCCCGGCGTGCACATCGTTCGGCTCGATGAGCGCTATACCAGCGAAGAGGCTCGTGACCGGTTGCGCACGAGCCGATCGGGCGTTCCGGTCGATACCATAGCCGCGGGCATCATCCTGCAGGAGTATCTGGACCGCAACTAG
- a CDS encoding integration host factor subunit beta translates to MSARPRTLTKKDVARRVSELVDSPIYKCEPWVSAVVDALGGLMMEADPEVRIELRDFGVFEVKKTKAKPKARNPKTNETVFIPSRRKTHFKPSKKLKAVLQQPLLDLNYEVPQGSADELGEVLLEDAAY, encoded by the coding sequence ATGAGCGCGAGACCGCGTACACTGACCAAGAAGGACGTCGCACGGCGCGTGTCCGAACTGGTGGACAGTCCCATCTACAAGTGCGAGCCGTGGGTAAGTGCGGTGGTAGACGCGCTGGGGGGGTTGATGATGGAGGCCGACCCGGAGGTCCGCATCGAACTACGCGATTTCGGGGTCTTCGAAGTGAAGAAGACCAAGGCGAAGCCCAAGGCGCGCAATCCGAAGACCAATGAGACCGTCTTCATCCCAAGCCGCCGCAAGACTCACTTCAAGCCCAGCAAGAAGCTGAAGGCTGTGCTGCAGCAGCCGCTGCTGGACCTCAACTACGAGGTGCCGCAGGGTAGCGCCGATGAGCTGGGAGAAGTGCTGCTGGAGGACGCGGCGTACTAG